The following coding sequences are from one Streptomyces venezuelae window:
- a CDS encoding acyl-CoA dehydrogenase family protein, which produces MEFGFGDEDEAFRAEARAWLAEHLTGEFTAAVGRGGPGSEHEGGALRRAWERELGRGGWIGLGWDTGTDSGAGAGEGAGTGPGVYGNRRATLTQQVVWAEEYARVRAPGRYGHIGENLLAPTLLAYGSREQRDEFLPPIARGETLWCQGYSEPGAGSDLAGVRTRAERDGAGDFRVTGQKIWTSLAQEADWCFVLARTGGDGSGRGSESGNGARPHEGLSFLLVPMDQPGRIDVRPIRQLTGTSEFNEVFFDGARARAAHVVGGVGNGWRVAMGLLGFERGVSTLVQQIGFAEELAAVVREAVAGGAVDDPVVRDRLVRQWAELRVMRWNALRTLGSAGSGADGGGAAGSGTGVGSPSVAKLLWGRWHQRLGELGMAVRGPSAAVGPQDWCADAPYELDPLQRLFLFSRADTVYGGSDEVQRNIIAERVLGLPREARGPR; this is translated from the coding sequence ATGGAGTTCGGGTTCGGGGACGAGGACGAGGCGTTCCGTGCGGAGGCGCGGGCGTGGCTCGCGGAGCACCTCACCGGGGAGTTCACCGCGGCGGTGGGGCGGGGCGGGCCGGGGAGCGAGCACGAGGGGGGTGCGCTGCGGCGGGCGTGGGAACGGGAGTTGGGGCGCGGGGGGTGGATCGGGCTCGGCTGGGACACGGGGACGGACTCGGGTGCGGGCGCCGGTGAGGGTGCGGGCACGGGGCCGGGCGTGTACGGGAACCGGCGGGCCACGCTGACCCAGCAGGTGGTCTGGGCCGAGGAGTACGCGCGCGTGCGGGCACCCGGGCGGTACGGGCACATCGGCGAGAACCTGCTCGCGCCGACGCTCCTCGCGTACGGGAGCCGGGAACAGCGGGACGAGTTCCTGCCGCCGATCGCGCGGGGCGAGACGCTGTGGTGCCAGGGATACAGCGAGCCCGGTGCCGGGTCCGACCTGGCGGGCGTGCGGACGCGGGCGGAGCGGGACGGGGCGGGCGACTTCCGGGTGACGGGGCAGAAGATCTGGACGTCGCTGGCGCAGGAGGCGGACTGGTGCTTCGTGCTGGCGCGGACGGGCGGTGACGGGAGTGGGCGGGGCAGCGAAAGCGGAAACGGGGCGCGGCCTCACGAAGGGCTGTCGTTCCTGCTCGTGCCCATGGACCAGCCGGGGCGGATCGACGTCCGGCCCATCCGGCAGCTGACCGGGACGAGTGAGTTCAACGAGGTCTTCTTCGACGGCGCACGCGCGCGTGCGGCCCATGTGGTGGGCGGCGTCGGCAACGGGTGGCGGGTCGCCATGGGGCTCCTCGGCTTCGAGCGGGGCGTGTCCACGCTGGTGCAGCAGATCGGCTTCGCGGAGGAGCTGGCGGCGGTCGTACGGGAGGCCGTGGCCGGCGGGGCGGTCGACGATCCGGTGGTGCGGGACCGGCTGGTGCGGCAGTGGGCGGAGCTGCGGGTGATGCGGTGGAACGCGTTGCGGACGCTGGGGAGTGCGGGTTCGGGGGCGGACGGGGGCGGGGCCGCCGGTTCCGGGACCGGGGTCGGCTCGCCCAGTGTGGCCAAGTTGCTGTGGGGGCGGTGGCACCAGCGGCTCGGTGAGCTGGGGATGGCGGTGCGGGGGCCGTCGGCGGCGGTGGGCCCGCAGGACTGGTGCGCGGACGCGCCCTACGAACTCGACCCTCTGCAGCGGCTGTTCCTGTTCAGCCGCGCCGACACCGTCTACGGCGGCTCGGACGAGGTGCAGCGGAACATCATCGCCGAGCGGGTGCTCGGTCTGCCGAGAGAGGCCAGGGGGCCTCGGTGA
- a CDS encoding SDR family NAD(P)-dependent oxidoreductase, which translates to MGNFLAGKVVAVTGAGRGIGRAVALAAAAEGAKVVVNDYGVSMEGAEPASEIADAVVKEIQAAGGEAVAVADDISTMAGGQRVVDVALAEYGRVDGVVCVAGILRERMLFNMSEEEWDPVVATHLKGTFTVFRAASAVMRKQGSGTLIGFTSGNHQGSVAQANYSAAKGGIISLVRSAALGLHKYGVTANAVAPVARTRMSANVPMELKEIGEPEDVAALVTYLLSDRARDEKITGQVYTIAGPKIAVWAQPRELRAGYAEGAWTPEKIADFLPGTVGTDPMPLLAQLEAMAKAAAGKERPNA; encoded by the coding sequence GTGGGGAACTTCTTGGCAGGCAAGGTGGTCGCCGTGACCGGCGCCGGACGCGGCATCGGCAGGGCCGTCGCCCTCGCCGCGGCGGCCGAGGGGGCGAAGGTCGTCGTCAACGACTACGGCGTCTCCATGGAGGGCGCCGAGCCGGCCAGCGAGATAGCGGACGCCGTCGTCAAGGAGATCCAGGCCGCGGGCGGCGAGGCCGTCGCCGTCGCGGACGACATCTCGACCATGGCGGGCGGACAGCGCGTCGTCGACGTCGCGCTCGCCGAGTACGGACGGGTGGACGGAGTGGTGTGCGTCGCCGGGATCCTGCGCGAGCGGATGCTGTTCAACATGTCCGAGGAGGAGTGGGACCCGGTGGTCGCCACGCACCTCAAGGGCACGTTCACGGTGTTCCGCGCGGCGTCCGCGGTGATGCGCAAGCAGGGCTCCGGCACGTTGATCGGCTTCACCAGCGGCAACCACCAGGGCTCGGTCGCGCAGGCCAACTACAGCGCGGCGAAGGGCGGGATCATCTCGCTGGTGCGGAGCGCGGCGCTGGGGCTGCACAAGTACGGGGTGACCGCGAACGCGGTGGCGCCCGTCGCCCGTACGCGCATGTCGGCGAACGTCCCGATGGAGCTCAAGGAGATCGGCGAGCCCGAGGACGTCGCCGCGCTCGTCACGTACCTGCTGAGCGACCGCGCGCGCGACGAGAAGATCACCGGCCAGGTCTACACGATCGCGGGCCCCAAGATCGCGGTCTGGGCGCAGCCGCGCGAGCTGCGTGCGGGGTACGCGGAGGGGGCCTGGACCCCCGAGAAGATCGCGGACTTCCTGCCCGGGACGGTCGGCACCGACCCGATGCCGCTCCTCGCGCAGCTGGAGGCGATGGCGAAGGCGGCGGCGGGGAAGGAGCGGCCGAACGCGTAG